In Rhizobium sp. N324, a single genomic region encodes these proteins:
- a CDS encoding GNAT family N-acetyltransferase has product MTDAVLLRDATEADLSAIRDIYNHAVEHTTAIWNDTLVDLENRREWMRARKARGFPVIVAELSGKVAGYASYGDWRTFDGYRHTVEHSVYVDKDCRGAGIGERLMRELIVRAAAGNIHVMIAGIEAENTASIRLHEKLGFRIAGRFSEVGTKFGRWLDLTCMELRLPSA; this is encoded by the coding sequence ATGACAGACGCCGTTCTCCTCCGCGACGCGACCGAAGCCGATCTTTCCGCCATCCGCGATATCTACAATCACGCCGTCGAGCACACGACGGCGATCTGGAACGATACGCTTGTCGATCTCGAAAACCGGCGGGAATGGATGCGGGCGCGCAAGGCCCGCGGCTTTCCGGTCATCGTCGCCGAGCTGTCGGGCAAGGTCGCCGGCTATGCCTCCTATGGCGATTGGCGGACCTTCGACGGCTACCGCCATACCGTCGAGCATTCCGTCTATGTCGACAAGGATTGCCGCGGCGCCGGCATCGGCGAGCGGCTGATGCGCGAGCTGATCGTCCGAGCCGCAGCCGGCAATATCCATGTGATGATCGCCGGCATCGAGGCCGAGAACACCGCTTCGATCCGGCTGCACGAAAAGCTCGGTTTCCGCATCGCCGGCAGATTTTCCGAGGTCGGCACCAAGTTCGGCCGCTGGCTGGACCTGACCTGCATGGAGCTTCGCCTGCCTTCGGCCTGA
- a CDS encoding pentapeptide repeat-containing protein: MAMHGSSPGLLALVLLAFSSVVAGAADCGSLASPKLDWQECTKKNLMLQGSDLEGANLFGTDFSLTDLAGANVKSANLEKATLVRASLEGAHAEGANFAKIEAYRASFANIAAEGASFAGAELQRANFAGARLAGASFEKAELGRADFDKAVLTGAKFAFANLSRADLSNATFEGPAIFERAFMFLTRIEGLDLSAASGLEQAQIDLACGDTSTKLPAGLSAPTSWPCPAEHE, from the coding sequence ATGGCAATGCATGGATCGTCGCCCGGTCTCCTTGCCCTCGTCCTTCTGGCATTTTCGTCGGTCGTCGCCGGGGCCGCCGATTGCGGCAGCCTAGCCTCGCCCAAGCTCGACTGGCAGGAATGCACCAAGAAGAACCTGATGCTGCAGGGCAGTGATCTCGAAGGCGCCAATCTCTTCGGCACCGATTTCTCGCTGACCGATCTCGCTGGCGCCAATGTCAAATCCGCCAATCTCGAAAAGGCGACTTTGGTACGCGCCTCGCTCGAGGGCGCCCATGCCGAAGGCGCCAACTTCGCCAAGATCGAGGCCTATCGCGCCAGCTTCGCCAATATTGCCGCCGAAGGCGCGTCCTTTGCCGGCGCCGAGCTGCAGCGCGCCAATTTCGCCGGCGCCCGGCTTGCCGGCGCCAGCTTCGAAAAGGCCGAACTCGGCCGCGCCGATTTCGACAAGGCGGTGCTGACGGGCGCGAAATTCGCTTTTGCCAATCTCTCCCGTGCCGATCTCTCCAACGCCACTTTCGAAGGCCCGGCGATATTCGAGCGCGCCTTCATGTTCCTGACCCGCATCGAAGGCCTCGACCTCTCGGCCGCATCCGGCCTCGAACAGGCCCAGATCGACCTTGCCTGCGGCGACACCTCCACCAAGCTCCCCGCCGGCCTGTCGGCGCCGACGAGCTGGCCATGCCCTGCCGAGCATGAGTGA